From Acropora muricata isolate sample 2 chromosome 14, ASM3666990v1, whole genome shotgun sequence, one genomic window encodes:
- the LOC136898240 gene encoding transcription elongation factor 1 homolog has protein sequence MGRRRSKRKPAPKRRQDPLDKQFNCPFCNHEKSCEVKMDRVRNTGHISCRVCLEDYQTPITYLSEAVDVYSDWIDACENANQ, from the exons ATGGGAAGAAGGCGGTCAAAACGTAAACCAGCGCCAAAGAGAAGGCAAGATCCACTGGATAAGCAGTTTAACTGTCCCTTTTGTAATCACGAAAAGAGTTGTGAGGTGAAAAT GGATCGTGTCAGAAATACAGGTCACATATCATGTCGAGTTTGCTTGGAAGATTATCAGACGCCCATTACCT ATCTTTCAGAAGCAGTGGATGTGTATAGTGATTGGATTGATGCTTGTGAAAATGCAAACCAGTAG